The following are encoded together in the Gadus chalcogrammus isolate NIFS_2021 chromosome 2, NIFS_Gcha_1.0, whole genome shotgun sequence genome:
- the aatka gene encoding serine/threonine-protein kinase LMTK1 isoform X1, translating into MLLALYAIAMSSAFFNPSFAFSSHFDTDGTPLSELSWPSSLAVVAVSFSGLFTFVFLMLACLCCKKGDIGFKEFDNTEGEEYQGERSTLASPSSQHGPEVYILPLTEVSLPVSKQPGRSIQLLKSSDVGRHSLLYLKEIGHGWFGKVLLGEVTEGLSTTQVVVKELTASASVHEQMQFVEEIQPYRTLQHPALLQCLAQCSEVTPYLLVMEFCPLGDLKSYLRCCQGAETEAPDAFILQRMACEIASGLLYLHKHNFIHSDLALRSCLLTSDMNVKIGDYGLSRSQYKEDYFVTPDQIWVPLRWIAPELIDEVHGNLLVVDQTKTSNVWSFGVTMWELFELGNQPYQHYSDRQVLTYAVKEQLLKLPKPQLDAPLSQRWYEVMQFCWLQPELRPSTEEIHLLVTYLCAKGSCEAEEDFEQRWNTLKPNLFGSSTHTIISSLALTPDPAPSPDPAAAAAAAPAPEVELASSASSSFPLLEQFSDGFHSDSGDDLLTVTESVHGLNFEYKWEQARAEQPYCSSSTSGPLGQGNPHYQDVYYPVKGGASAGGCRSDSQASGVSPSYYESDHPGVVPVLSAHSPSVGSEYYIRIEEPVECNIDLDDGVEDYSPRREAGDGRLSSQSWTGSSVRQTDAYWAAADNDRSAYDSDESLSVSLTMEPLMRRASSTSPVPPEDPHTQGARPSESQKASVHSEHMPTVRVGGKAFPSEEHPSSELQQNLLPLLGRTENSRSVSRAISSPSLGFCDPYLETSTENSTLSDSYCDVIGPLRKAVPIANHIIEVETGDGLQVGQRRSVLTNDMDGDLFSEADTTNWTSNHSANNNSLSFGSRHTANVQGSYLDLQYTTSYDNTTELWPETIVSNSTVDNYKPFSYVENTGRETSSVSKSIELGPYIYLGHNEKDTSDSQNKTNSIKDNLNNSDTSNKPLFHCVDRLYSEPMRMLDASCINSPVSYIEPYKGHIEALTDGQNVSLWDMSPFMQGMQVQIQGTREVSESDRGLDSGVGLRGSSMGLVGLGDFSEDEDDDITDITSGIFADFNLDYAEVEEEEISPVKHLAGTAKTVDALQLSPSAASPCDQAFSPDAFNTPMLPKSLDSGYDTENNESPEFFFHELTDPRESSPELSQKPELILQMDPGQGVCSVSGSTHVQLKGLAGKNPYRDSAYLSDYDAENERSPREEGSNFFAGPGDRKGNAGKVLRPAADVDLIKPFTHTEEQLTNTRQNISSAAVQLSQTSPDPECHSPNPGLSMLSPFPPEMGGCLTKESGPAEEDLGLNTQHSEDEPSSDYTSSNNSDPLATIPGGASTNHARGNRGSENYSPVTSVNSDSTLSDLKDDGSKDTELSEDSAGDEEIPKFNLGSAEAEEAKKAVNIEEDFEDIDAGECDSQDGTCAESCRPPSKLSSSSSFLELCGENMRAPLEEEEDDSDDSESDEELRTYNIQEEESEESEDDFTPVPVVVSDCSSASHLRSLLKMPTLLSQSFCDELEQKKKAVSFFDDVTVFLFDQESPTAELSDFSFSTAEEACGQDSGPGEISNHSEATPRPSEETCDPGDATCVPGDLTCDPGDAQGNGNAEEGGIWNCEDALPLEADPSLSDTHSETDTTSTSLSDGPEPPRPLAVATPLNRFCVSRFSITHVSDPYVSSPAGQDGDQQ; encoded by the exons ATGCTTCTGGCCCTTTATGCGATTGCCATGTCTTCAGCGTTTTTCAATCCCAGTTTTGCCTTCAGTTCCCACTTTGATACAG ATGGCACTCCCCTGAGCGAGCTGTCCTGGCCGTCATCGCTGGCTGTCGTGGCCGTCTCCTTCTCGGGCCTCTTCACCTTTGTCTTCCTCATGCTGGCGTGCCTCTGCTGCAAGAAGGGTGACATCGGCTTCAAG GAGTTTGACAACACCGAGGGCGAGGAGTACCAGGGCGAGAGGTCCACCCTGGCCTCTCCGTCCTCCCAGCACGGCCCAGAGGTCTACATCCTGCCCCTCACAGAGGTCTCCCTGCCCGTGTCCAAACAGCCCGGCCGATcca TCCAGCTGCTGAAGTCCTCGGACGTCGGGCGCCATAGCCTTCTGTACTTAAAGGAGATTGGCCATGGCTGGTTCGGCAAG GTTCTGCTGGGGGAGGTGACGGAGGGCCTCAGCACCACCCaggtggtggtgaaggaacTCACCGCCAGCGCCAGTGTCCATGAGCAAATGCAATTTGTGGAGGAGATCCAGCCATATCG GACCCTCCAGCACCCCGCTCTGCTGCAATGCCTGGCCCAGTGTTCTGAGGTCACTCCCTACCTGCTGGTCATGGAGTTCTGCCCCCTG GGGGATTTGAAGAGCTACCTGCGGTGCTGTCAAGGAGCAGAAACGGAAGCCCCAGATGCCTTCATCCTCCAGCGGATGGCGTGCGAGATCGCCTCGGGCTTGCTGTACCTCCACAAACACAACTTTATTCACAG TGACTTGGCACTACGGAGCTGCCTGCTAACTTCAGACATGAACGTTAAAATAGGAGACTACGGCCTTTCGCGCAGCCAATACAAG GAGGACTACTTTGTGACCCCGGACCAGATTTGGGTTCCCCTGCGCTGGATTGCCCCAGAGCTGATAGATGAGGTCCATGGAAACCTTCTGGTAGTGGACCAGACCAAGACCAGTAACGTGTG GTCGTTTGGTGTCACTATGTGGGAGCTGTTTGAGCTGGGGAACCAGCCTTACCAGCACTATTCAGACAGACAAGTGCTGACATACGCAGTGAAGGAACAGCTTCTCAAGCTCCCCAAACCACAGCTGGACGCCCCGCTGTCTCAACGCTG GTACGAGGTCATGCAGTTCTGTTGGCTCCAGCCTGAGCTGAGGCCTAGCACCGAAGAGATCCACCTGCTGGTCACCTACCTGTGCGCCAAAGGCTCCTGCGAGGCCGAGGAGGACTTCGAACAGAGATGGAACACATTGAAGCCCAACCTGTTTGGCAGCAGCACCCACACCATCATATCCTCCCTGGCCCTGACCCCGGACCCTGCCCCGAGCCCGGAccccgccgcagcagcagcagccgcaccGGCTCCGGAGGTGGAGCtggcctcctcagcctcctcctccttccccctcctggAGCAGTTCTCCGACGGCTTCCACTCGGACAGCGGCGACGACCTGCTGACGGTCACGGAGAGCGTCCACGGCCTCAACTTTGAGTACAAGTGGGAGCAGGCGCGGGCCGAGCAGCCGTACTGCTCGTCGTCCACCAGCGGCCCCCTGGGCCAGGGCAACCCCCACTACCAGGACGTCTACTACCCGGTCAAAGGAGGCGCGTCGGCAGGGGGCTGCAGGTCCGACAGCCAGGCGTCGGGCGTGTCCCCGTCCTACTACGAGTCGGACCACCCGGGGGTGGTCCCGGTGCTGAGCGCCCACAGCCCCTCGGTGGGTAGCGAGTACTACATCCGGATCGAGGAGCCGGTGGAGTGCAACATCGACCTGGACGACGGCGTGGAGGACTACAGCCCGAGGCGGGAGGCCGGGGACGGGCGGCTGTCCTCGCAGAGCTGGACGGGCTCGTCCGTCCGGCAGACAGACGCCTACTGGGCCGCCGCCGACAACGACCGGTCCGCCTACGACTCGGACGAGAGCCTCAGCGTCTCCCTGACCATGGAGCCGTTGATGAGGCGGGCCTCCAGCACAAGTCCCGTTCCTCCGGAAGATCCCCACACCCAGGGGGCCCGCCCCTCGGAGAGTCAGAAAGCCAGCGTTCACAGCGAGCACATGCCCACGGTCAGAGTAGGGGGTAAGGCCTTCCCGTCCGAAGAGCATCCGTCGTCAGAGCTGCAGCAGAACCTCCTGCCGCTCCTGGGGCGAACAGAGAACTCCAGGAGTGTCTCTCGAGCCATCAGCAGCCCCAGTTTGGGATTCTGTGATCCGTATTTAGAAACTAGCACAGAGAACAGTACGCTCAGCGACAGCTACTGTGATGTGATTGGTCCCCTCAGGAAGGCGGTGCCCATTGCTAATCATATCATCGAGGTGGAGACAGGGGACGGCCTACAGGTGGGCCAGCGGAGGAGTGTGCTCACGAATGACATGGATGGCGACCTCTTCTCGGAGGCAGACACCACTAACTGGACCTCCAACCACTCGGCTAATAACAACAGCCTCAGCTTTGGCAGCAGGCACACAGCCAACGTGCAGGGGAGCTATTTGGACCTTCAGTACACCACATCGTACGATAACACAACAGAATTGTGGCCTGAAACCATAGTGAGCAATAGCACAGTGGACAACTATAAGCCATTTAGCTACGTAGAGAACACAGGAAGAGAAACTAGCTCTGTGTCCAAAAGTATAGAGTTGGGACCATATATCTACCTGGGTCACAATGAAAAAGATACAAGTGACTCTCAAAATAAAACCAACTCAATTAAAGATAACCTAAACAACAGTGACACCAGTAACAAGCCATTATTTCACTGTGTCGATAGATTGTACTCTGAGCCTATGAGAATGCTTGACGCAAGCTGCATCAACTCTCCGGTCTCTTATATAGAGCCTTACAAAGGCCACATAGAAGCACTGACTGATGGGCAGAATGTGTCTCTCTGGGACATGTCACCCTTTATGCAAGGCATGCAGGTTCAGATCCAGGGCACACGCGAGGTTTCTGAATCTGAccgagggttagacagtggagtGGGACTCAGGGGATCAAGCATGGGCCTCGTGGGGCTGGGTGACTTCAGCGAGGACGAAGACGACGACATAACAGACATCACATCAGGGATTTTTGCTGACTTCAACCTGGACTATGCTGAGGTCGAGGAGGAAGAAATCAGTCCGGTGAAGCATCTCGCAGGAACCGCCAAAACCGTTGACGCTCTCCAGCTGTCGCCCTCTGCAGCTAGTCCTTGTGACCAGGCCTTCAGCCCCGATGCCTTCAACACCCCGATGCTCCCCAAGTCCCTTGACAGCGGCTACGACACAGAGAACAACGAGTCTCCAGAGTTCTTCTTCCACGAGCTGACGGATCCTCGTGAATCTAGCCCCGAGCTGAGCCAGAAACCAGAACTCATTCTGCAGATGGACCCAGGTCAGGGCGTCTGCTCAGTATCTGGCAGCACCCATGTCCAGCTAAAAGGACTGGCTGGAAAGAACCCATACAGGGACTCAGCCTATCTTTCTGATTACGATGCAGAGAATGAGAGGAGTCCCCGAGAAGAGGGCAGCAACTTCTTTGCGGGTCCAGGTGACCGCAAAGGCAACGCTGGGAAAGTCCTGAGACCTGCTGCTGACGTCGACCTGATCAAGCCATTTACTCACACTGAAGAGCAACTGACCAACACGAGACAGAACATAAGCAGTGCTGCGGTTCAACTCTCGCAAACCTCGCCCGACCCAGAATGCCACTCCCCTAATCCTGGTCTCTCCATGCTGTCACCGTTTCCCCCCGAGATGGGGGGCTGTTTGACCAAGGAGTCTGGACCAGCCGAGGAGGACCTAGGGCTGAACACTCAGCACTCAGAGGACGAGCCGTCCTCGGACTACACTTCGTCCAATAACAGCGATCCTTTGGCCACGATCCCCGGGGGAGCCTCGACCAATCACGCACGCGGAAACAGAGGATCAGAGAACTATTCTCCCGTGACGTCTGTGAACTCGGACTCCACCCTCTCCGACCTCAAAGACGACGGCTCCAAGGACACGGAGCTCAGCGAGGACTCCGCCGGAGACGAGGAAATCCCGAAGTTCAACCTCGGGTCTGCGGAAGCCGAGGAGGCCAAGAAGGCGGTCAACATAGAAGAGGACTTCGAAGACATCGACGCCGGGGAGTGCGACTCGCAGGACGGCACGTGTGCGGAGTCCTGTCGTCCGCCCAGTAAactctcatcctcctcgtcgTTCCTGGAGCTCTGTGGGGAGAACATGAGGGCTcccctggaggaagaggaggacgactcGGACGACAGCGAGTCCGACGAGGAGCTGAGGACCTACAAcatccaggaggaggagagcgaggagagcgaggatGACTTCACGCCGGTGCCGGTGGTGGTGAGCGACTGTAGCAGCGCCAGTCATCTGCGTAGCCTCCTGAAGATGCCCACGCTGCTCAGCCAGTCCTTCTGCGATGagctggagcagaagaagaaggccGTGTCCTTCTTCGACGACGTCACCGTATTCCTCTTCGACCAG GAAAGCCCAACGGCAGAGCTGTCAGACTTCAGCTTCTCCACAGCAGAAGAGGCATGTGGGCAAGATTCTGGGCCAGGGGAAATCTCAAACCACTCTGAAGCCACGCCTCGGCCTTCTGAGGAAACCTGTGATCCTGGTGATGCAACATGTGTTCCTGGTGATTTAACATGTGATCCTGGTGATGCACAGGGGAACGGCAACGCCGAAGAAG GTGGAATTTGGAACTGTGAAGATGCCCTCCCGTTGGAGGCCGACCCTTCCTTATCGGACACTCACTCGGAGACCGACACCAcgtccacctctctctccgACGGTCCGGAGCCACCGAGACCTCTCGCTGTAGCCACGCCCCTCAACCGCTTCTGCGTGTCCCGGTTCTCCATCACGCACGTTTCTGACCCCTACGTCAGCTCACCAGCAG GGCAAGATGGAGACCAGCAGTGA
- the aatka gene encoding serine/threonine-protein kinase LMTK1 isoform X3, whose product MQEVLLGEVTEGLSTTQVVVKELTASASVHEQMQFVEEIQPYRTLQHPALLQCLAQCSEVTPYLLVMEFCPLGDLKSYLRCCQGAETEAPDAFILQRMACEIASGLLYLHKHNFIHSDLALRSCLLTSDMNVKIGDYGLSRSQYKEDYFVTPDQIWVPLRWIAPELIDEVHGNLLVVDQTKTSNVWSFGVTMWELFELGNQPYQHYSDRQVLTYAVKEQLLKLPKPQLDAPLSQRWYEVMQFCWLQPELRPSTEEIHLLVTYLCAKGSCEAEEDFEQRWNTLKPNLFGSSTHTIISSLALTPDPAPSPDPAAAAAAAPAPEVELASSASSSFPLLEQFSDGFHSDSGDDLLTVTESVHGLNFEYKWEQARAEQPYCSSSTSGPLGQGNPHYQDVYYPVKGGASAGGCRSDSQASGVSPSYYESDHPGVVPVLSAHSPSVGSEYYIRIEEPVECNIDLDDGVEDYSPRREAGDGRLSSQSWTGSSVRQTDAYWAAADNDRSAYDSDESLSVSLTMEPLMRRASSTSPVPPEDPHTQGARPSESQKASVHSEHMPTVRVGGKAFPSEEHPSSELQQNLLPLLGRTENSRSVSRAISSPSLGFCDPYLETSTENSTLSDSYCDVIGPLRKAVPIANHIIEVETGDGLQVGQRRSVLTNDMDGDLFSEADTTNWTSNHSANNNSLSFGSRHTANVQGSYLDLQYTTSYDNTTELWPETIVSNSTVDNYKPFSYVENTGRETSSVSKSIELGPYIYLGHNEKDTSDSQNKTNSIKDNLNNSDTSNKPLFHCVDRLYSEPMRMLDASCINSPVSYIEPYKGHIEALTDGQNVSLWDMSPFMQGMQVQIQGTREVSESDRGLDSGVGLRGSSMGLVGLGDFSEDEDDDITDITSGIFADFNLDYAEVEEEEISPVKHLAGTAKTVDALQLSPSAASPCDQAFSPDAFNTPMLPKSLDSGYDTENNESPEFFFHELTDPRESSPELSQKPELILQMDPGQGVCSVSGSTHVQLKGLAGKNPYRDSAYLSDYDAENERSPREEGSNFFAGPGDRKGNAGKVLRPAADVDLIKPFTHTEEQLTNTRQNISSAAVQLSQTSPDPECHSPNPGLSMLSPFPPEMGGCLTKESGPAEEDLGLNTQHSEDEPSSDYTSSNNSDPLATIPGGASTNHARGNRGSENYSPVTSVNSDSTLSDLKDDGSKDTELSEDSAGDEEIPKFNLGSAEAEEAKKAVNIEEDFEDIDAGECDSQDGTCAESCRPPSKLSSSSSFLELCGENMRAPLEEEEDDSDDSESDEELRTYNIQEEESEESEDDFTPVPVVVSDCSSASHLRSLLKMPTLLSQSFCDELEQKKKAVSFFDDVTVFLFDQESPTAELSDFSFSTAEEACGQDSGPGEISNHSEATPRPSEETCDPGDATCVPGDLTCDPGDAQGNGNAEEGGIWNCEDALPLEADPSLSDTHSETDTTSTSLSDGPEPPRPLAVATPLNRFCVSRFSITHVSDPYVSSPAGQDGDQQ is encoded by the exons ATGCAAGAG GTTCTGCTGGGGGAGGTGACGGAGGGCCTCAGCACCACCCaggtggtggtgaaggaacTCACCGCCAGCGCCAGTGTCCATGAGCAAATGCAATTTGTGGAGGAGATCCAGCCATATCG GACCCTCCAGCACCCCGCTCTGCTGCAATGCCTGGCCCAGTGTTCTGAGGTCACTCCCTACCTGCTGGTCATGGAGTTCTGCCCCCTG GGGGATTTGAAGAGCTACCTGCGGTGCTGTCAAGGAGCAGAAACGGAAGCCCCAGATGCCTTCATCCTCCAGCGGATGGCGTGCGAGATCGCCTCGGGCTTGCTGTACCTCCACAAACACAACTTTATTCACAG TGACTTGGCACTACGGAGCTGCCTGCTAACTTCAGACATGAACGTTAAAATAGGAGACTACGGCCTTTCGCGCAGCCAATACAAG GAGGACTACTTTGTGACCCCGGACCAGATTTGGGTTCCCCTGCGCTGGATTGCCCCAGAGCTGATAGATGAGGTCCATGGAAACCTTCTGGTAGTGGACCAGACCAAGACCAGTAACGTGTG GTCGTTTGGTGTCACTATGTGGGAGCTGTTTGAGCTGGGGAACCAGCCTTACCAGCACTATTCAGACAGACAAGTGCTGACATACGCAGTGAAGGAACAGCTTCTCAAGCTCCCCAAACCACAGCTGGACGCCCCGCTGTCTCAACGCTG GTACGAGGTCATGCAGTTCTGTTGGCTCCAGCCTGAGCTGAGGCCTAGCACCGAAGAGATCCACCTGCTGGTCACCTACCTGTGCGCCAAAGGCTCCTGCGAGGCCGAGGAGGACTTCGAACAGAGATGGAACACATTGAAGCCCAACCTGTTTGGCAGCAGCACCCACACCATCATATCCTCCCTGGCCCTGACCCCGGACCCTGCCCCGAGCCCGGAccccgccgcagcagcagcagccgcaccGGCTCCGGAGGTGGAGCtggcctcctcagcctcctcctccttccccctcctggAGCAGTTCTCCGACGGCTTCCACTCGGACAGCGGCGACGACCTGCTGACGGTCACGGAGAGCGTCCACGGCCTCAACTTTGAGTACAAGTGGGAGCAGGCGCGGGCCGAGCAGCCGTACTGCTCGTCGTCCACCAGCGGCCCCCTGGGCCAGGGCAACCCCCACTACCAGGACGTCTACTACCCGGTCAAAGGAGGCGCGTCGGCAGGGGGCTGCAGGTCCGACAGCCAGGCGTCGGGCGTGTCCCCGTCCTACTACGAGTCGGACCACCCGGGGGTGGTCCCGGTGCTGAGCGCCCACAGCCCCTCGGTGGGTAGCGAGTACTACATCCGGATCGAGGAGCCGGTGGAGTGCAACATCGACCTGGACGACGGCGTGGAGGACTACAGCCCGAGGCGGGAGGCCGGGGACGGGCGGCTGTCCTCGCAGAGCTGGACGGGCTCGTCCGTCCGGCAGACAGACGCCTACTGGGCCGCCGCCGACAACGACCGGTCCGCCTACGACTCGGACGAGAGCCTCAGCGTCTCCCTGACCATGGAGCCGTTGATGAGGCGGGCCTCCAGCACAAGTCCCGTTCCTCCGGAAGATCCCCACACCCAGGGGGCCCGCCCCTCGGAGAGTCAGAAAGCCAGCGTTCACAGCGAGCACATGCCCACGGTCAGAGTAGGGGGTAAGGCCTTCCCGTCCGAAGAGCATCCGTCGTCAGAGCTGCAGCAGAACCTCCTGCCGCTCCTGGGGCGAACAGAGAACTCCAGGAGTGTCTCTCGAGCCATCAGCAGCCCCAGTTTGGGATTCTGTGATCCGTATTTAGAAACTAGCACAGAGAACAGTACGCTCAGCGACAGCTACTGTGATGTGATTGGTCCCCTCAGGAAGGCGGTGCCCATTGCTAATCATATCATCGAGGTGGAGACAGGGGACGGCCTACAGGTGGGCCAGCGGAGGAGTGTGCTCACGAATGACATGGATGGCGACCTCTTCTCGGAGGCAGACACCACTAACTGGACCTCCAACCACTCGGCTAATAACAACAGCCTCAGCTTTGGCAGCAGGCACACAGCCAACGTGCAGGGGAGCTATTTGGACCTTCAGTACACCACATCGTACGATAACACAACAGAATTGTGGCCTGAAACCATAGTGAGCAATAGCACAGTGGACAACTATAAGCCATTTAGCTACGTAGAGAACACAGGAAGAGAAACTAGCTCTGTGTCCAAAAGTATAGAGTTGGGACCATATATCTACCTGGGTCACAATGAAAAAGATACAAGTGACTCTCAAAATAAAACCAACTCAATTAAAGATAACCTAAACAACAGTGACACCAGTAACAAGCCATTATTTCACTGTGTCGATAGATTGTACTCTGAGCCTATGAGAATGCTTGACGCAAGCTGCATCAACTCTCCGGTCTCTTATATAGAGCCTTACAAAGGCCACATAGAAGCACTGACTGATGGGCAGAATGTGTCTCTCTGGGACATGTCACCCTTTATGCAAGGCATGCAGGTTCAGATCCAGGGCACACGCGAGGTTTCTGAATCTGAccgagggttagacagtggagtGGGACTCAGGGGATCAAGCATGGGCCTCGTGGGGCTGGGTGACTTCAGCGAGGACGAAGACGACGACATAACAGACATCACATCAGGGATTTTTGCTGACTTCAACCTGGACTATGCTGAGGTCGAGGAGGAAGAAATCAGTCCGGTGAAGCATCTCGCAGGAACCGCCAAAACCGTTGACGCTCTCCAGCTGTCGCCCTCTGCAGCTAGTCCTTGTGACCAGGCCTTCAGCCCCGATGCCTTCAACACCCCGATGCTCCCCAAGTCCCTTGACAGCGGCTACGACACAGAGAACAACGAGTCTCCAGAGTTCTTCTTCCACGAGCTGACGGATCCTCGTGAATCTAGCCCCGAGCTGAGCCAGAAACCAGAACTCATTCTGCAGATGGACCCAGGTCAGGGCGTCTGCTCAGTATCTGGCAGCACCCATGTCCAGCTAAAAGGACTGGCTGGAAAGAACCCATACAGGGACTCAGCCTATCTTTCTGATTACGATGCAGAGAATGAGAGGAGTCCCCGAGAAGAGGGCAGCAACTTCTTTGCGGGTCCAGGTGACCGCAAAGGCAACGCTGGGAAAGTCCTGAGACCTGCTGCTGACGTCGACCTGATCAAGCCATTTACTCACACTGAAGAGCAACTGACCAACACGAGACAGAACATAAGCAGTGCTGCGGTTCAACTCTCGCAAACCTCGCCCGACCCAGAATGCCACTCCCCTAATCCTGGTCTCTCCATGCTGTCACCGTTTCCCCCCGAGATGGGGGGCTGTTTGACCAAGGAGTCTGGACCAGCCGAGGAGGACCTAGGGCTGAACACTCAGCACTCAGAGGACGAGCCGTCCTCGGACTACACTTCGTCCAATAACAGCGATCCTTTGGCCACGATCCCCGGGGGAGCCTCGACCAATCACGCACGCGGAAACAGAGGATCAGAGAACTATTCTCCCGTGACGTCTGTGAACTCGGACTCCACCCTCTCCGACCTCAAAGACGACGGCTCCAAGGACACGGAGCTCAGCGAGGACTCCGCCGGAGACGAGGAAATCCCGAAGTTCAACCTCGGGTCTGCGGAAGCCGAGGAGGCCAAGAAGGCGGTCAACATAGAAGAGGACTTCGAAGACATCGACGCCGGGGAGTGCGACTCGCAGGACGGCACGTGTGCGGAGTCCTGTCGTCCGCCCAGTAAactctcatcctcctcgtcgTTCCTGGAGCTCTGTGGGGAGAACATGAGGGCTcccctggaggaagaggaggacgactcGGACGACAGCGAGTCCGACGAGGAGCTGAGGACCTACAAcatccaggaggaggagagcgaggagagcgaggatGACTTCACGCCGGTGCCGGTGGTGGTGAGCGACTGTAGCAGCGCCAGTCATCTGCGTAGCCTCCTGAAGATGCCCACGCTGCTCAGCCAGTCCTTCTGCGATGagctggagcagaagaagaaggccGTGTCCTTCTTCGACGACGTCACCGTATTCCTCTTCGACCAG GAAAGCCCAACGGCAGAGCTGTCAGACTTCAGCTTCTCCACAGCAGAAGAGGCATGTGGGCAAGATTCTGGGCCAGGGGAAATCTCAAACCACTCTGAAGCCACGCCTCGGCCTTCTGAGGAAACCTGTGATCCTGGTGATGCAACATGTGTTCCTGGTGATTTAACATGTGATCCTGGTGATGCACAGGGGAACGGCAACGCCGAAGAAG GTGGAATTTGGAACTGTGAAGATGCCCTCCCGTTGGAGGCCGACCCTTCCTTATCGGACACTCACTCGGAGACCGACACCAcgtccacctctctctccgACGGTCCGGAGCCACCGAGACCTCTCGCTGTAGCCACGCCCCTCAACCGCTTCTGCGTGTCCCGGTTCTCCATCACGCACGTTTCTGACCCCTACGTCAGCTCACCAGCAG GGCAAGATGGAGACCAGCAGTGA